A genome region from Hevea brasiliensis isolate MT/VB/25A 57/8 chromosome 9, ASM3005281v1, whole genome shotgun sequence includes the following:
- the LOC131183307 gene encoding cationic peroxidase 2-like has product MERCTCSSSSQITHIIILMCVFVVMSATLVHGQGTRVGFYATTCPRAESIVSSTVATHFRSNTAIAPALLRMHFHDCFVRGCDASVLIDGSNTEKTAPPNLGLRGYEVIDDAKTQLEAACPGIVSCADILALAARESVVLTGGRSWLVPTGRRDGRVSLASETTDLPGFRESIDSQKQKFSAKGLNTQDLVVLVGGHTIGTTACQFFSYRLYNFNGTASSDPSINASFLPQLQALCPQNGDGTKRVAFDTGSENRFDASFFANLRNGRGILESDQKLWTDASTRAVVQRFLGITGLAAFNVEFGRSMVKMSNTGVKTGTDGEIRKICSAINS; this is encoded by the exons ATGGAGAGATGCACTTGTTCTTCTTCAAGCCAAATTACACACATTATTATATTAATGTGCGTCTTTGTTGTTATGTCTGCGACCTTGGTGCATGGCCAAGGCACTCGTGTTGGTTTCTATGCTACTACATGTCCTAGAGCTGAATCCATTGTAAGCTCAACTGTTGCAACACATTTTCGATCTAACACTGCAATTGCTCCTGCTTTGCTGAGGATGCATTTCCATGATTGCTTTGTTCGAGGTTGCGATGCTTCTGTCCTTATTGATGGTTCCAATACTGAGAAAACTGCCCCACCAAATCTTGGGTTGAGAGGCTATGAAGTTATTGACGATGCCAAGACTCAGCTTGAAGCTGCATGTCCTGGAATTGTTTCTTGCGCTGATATTCTTGCACTTGCAGCCCGTGAATCTGTTGTTCTG ACTGGTGGACGAAGTTGGCTGGTGCCTACCGGACGTAGAGACGGCCGGGTGTCATTGGCATCCGAAACAACTGATTTGCCTGGCTTCAGAGAATCCATTGATTCCCAAAAGCAAAAGTTCTCTGCCAAGGGTCTTAACACACAAGATCTTGTCGTACTTGTTG GAGGACACACCATAGGAACTACAGCTTGCCAGTTCTTTAGTTACAGATTATACAACTTCAATGGCACCGCAAGTTCTGATCCTTCCATTAATGCTTCGTTCCTCCCTCAACTACAAGCACTGTGTCCACAGAACGGGGATGGGACAAAGCGAGTTGCTTTTGATACAGGTAGTGAAAACAGATTTGATGCATCTTTCTTCGCCAACCTGAGAAATGGGCGAGGAATACTTGAGTCTGATCAGAAATTGTGGACTGATGCTTCGACGAGAGCAGTTGTTCAACGTTTCCTGGGTATTACTGGTTTGGCTGCATTCAATGTTGAGTTTGGAAGATCCATGGTTAAGATGAGTAACACTGGAGTGAAGACAGGCACTGATGGTGAAATTAGGAAGATATGTTCTGCAATAAACTCATGA